In a genomic window of Carassius gibelio isolate Cgi1373 ecotype wild population from Czech Republic chromosome A3, carGib1.2-hapl.c, whole genome shotgun sequence:
- the LOC127946295 gene encoding coatomer subunit zeta-1 isoform X2 — translation MDSAALEPSLYTVKAVFILDNDGNRLLSKYYDPELYPSMKEQKNFETNIFNKTHKADNEISFLEGMTIVYKSSIDLFFYVVGSAQENELMLMAVLNCLFESLSQMLRKNVEKRTLLDNMDGVFLVVDEIIDGGVILESDPQQVIEKVNYRCVSEQAYGFVLFDYITGNTEDQGEKRQLL, via the exons ATGGACTCCGCGGCTCTG GAACCCTCGCTCTACACTGTGAAGGCTGTCTTCATCTTAGACAACGATGGAAACCGACTGCTTTCAAAG TACTATGATCCAGAACTTTACCCATCCATGAAAGAGCAGAAGAATTTTGAAACGAACATCTTCAACAAAACACATAAAGCTGACA ATGAAATCTCTTTCTTAGAGGGAATGACGATAGTCTACAAGAGCAGCATAGACTTGTTCTTCTATGTAGTTGGCAGCGCTCAGGAGAATGAG CTCATGCTGATGGCAGTGTTGAACTGCTTGTTTGAGTCTCTCAGTCAGATGTTGAG GAAGAATGTGGAGAAACGGACTCTGTTGGATAACATGGATGGAGTGTTCCTGGTGGTGGATGAAATCATCGATGGAGG GGTGATCCTAGAGAGTGACCCCCAGCAGGTCATTGAGAAGGTCAACTACAGG TGTGTGTCAGAACAAGCGTACGGCTTCGTCCTTTTTGATTACATCACTGGTAAcacggaggaccagggggagaaGCGTCAGCTCCTGTAG
- the LOC127946266 gene encoding endoplasmic reticulum membrane sensor NFE2L1 has translation MPDLKKFLTEGLIQVAILLSLAGMRVDVDPYLPPLSEIILGPNSALTQAQFHNLRNILDGYNLHPKSADLDGFFTARRLLSWVRSLDRLQVPAAELEAWLVHGEPDNGVSIPAQVALLEEGGGLEDVEEPSELSMRLGNGGEVGYDATEDQTLGALGHMSRNLNLPNDDELLKEEGDGMSFFWEQEPQNVHQEQLENARTQPLNMFNEDEEEEDEFMVESWRQTNPFHNQMFEEDLQLSSAREHASLSIEECLHLIDANFHSGGDPELSGPGVQDEGEHALSEFQGPLMSPLLPEQEPTTLEQQWQDVLAIMESQDMDTAETVDQSPFMDTAETIGQSPFNISDPDTNTGSIGNIIQQDVSLHQAALPRSTETQNRTTTSNNHSMPNINLDNSSNVEAFEDSDIIDLFLTAGTSLPSPIDPLLEEAMLDEIGLMDLALVELSQAQSEEINPVDSDSGLSLDYSQSPASPSGSESSSSSSSSSLSSSTPGLMDEEGAVGYTHIKEEDEDVGGYMPGQSKMCQSSFLEARQFHHLPWLEHIGHDHTYNQPQSQKKPPKDLSDESPKNKVLDHISSRDEKHARLMNLPFSNEHIVNLPVDEFNRLLAKYHLNEAQLTLIRDIRRRGKNKMAAQSCRRRKLDVLLGLECSVDSLRRLRAKLLRENSEILRSIREMKQHLNSLYQEVYERLREEQGLLYNDNNFTLQQDSTGHVTSQRRSDSHSRRKLSKRQKHKK, from the exons ATGCCGGACCTGAAGAAGTTTCTCACAGAGGGCCTGATCCAAGTAGCtattcttctcagtctggctggGATGCGTGTGGACGTGGATCCCTACCTGCCCCCTTTAAGTGAAATCATTCTGGGCCCAAATTCAGCTCTAACTCAGGCTCAATTCCACAATCTTCGAAATATCTTGGATGGATATAACCTGCACCCAAAAAGCGCAGATCTAGATGGGTTCTTCACAGCTCGCAGGCTTCTGAGCTGGGTTCGCTCCCTGGACCGCCTGCAGGTGCCAGCGGCGGAGCTGGAAGCCTGGTTGGTCCACGGGGAGCCTGACAATGGAGTCTCCATTCCAGCTCAAGTGGCTCTCCTCGAGGAAGGTGGAGGACTTGAAGATGTGGAGGAACCCTCAGAGCTGAGCATGAGGTTGGGAAATGGAGGAGAAGTGGGTTATGATGCAACTGAGGACCAAACCCTCGGAGCTTTAGGGCACATGTCAAGAAACCTCAACCTTCCAAATGATGATGAACTCCTTAAAGAG GAGGGAGATGGTATGTCTTTCTTCTGGGAGCAGGAACCTCAAAATGTCCACCAGGAGCAGCTGGAAAATGCAAGAACCCAACCTCTCAACATGTTTAATGAGGAcgaagaagaggaggatgagtTTATGGTGGAGAGCTGGAGACAAACAAATCCATTTCACAACCAGATGTTTGAAGAGGATCTGCAG TTGTCAAGTGCAAGGGAGCATGCTTCTCTTTCCATTGAAGAGTGCTTGCATCTCATCGACGCAAACTTCCACTCAGGAGGAGATCCAGAG TTGTCGGGTCCTGGTGTACAGGATGAAGGAGAACATGCACTTTCAGAGTTTCAGGGGCCACTCATGTCACCCTTGTTGCCTGAACAGGAGCCTACAACATTAGAGCAACAATGGCAAGATGTTTTGGCCATCATGGAATCGCAG GACATGGATACAGCTGAAACAGTAGACCAATCACCCTTCATGGATACAGCTGAAACAATAGGCCAATCTCCCTTCAATATCAGTGATCCAGACACAAATACTGGATCAATTGGAAACATTATTCAACAGGATGTTAGCCTTCACCAAGCCGCTCTACCAAGATCCACTGAAACACAAAACCGCACTACAACCAGTAACAACCACTCCATGCCAAACATCAATTTGGACAATTCATCTAACGTAGAAGCCTTTGAAGACTCCGATATCATAGACCTCTTTCTGACTGCTGGCACTAGCCTGCCAAGCCCTATAGATCCTCTGCTGGAGGAGGCCATGCTTGATGAGATTGGTCTAATGGATTTGGCCCTGGTAGAACTTAGCCAGGCACAGTCTGAAGAGATAAACCCAGTGGATTCTGACTCTGGTTTATCCTTGGACTACAGTCAAAGCCCTGCCTCTCCTAGTGGATCTGAATCTTCCAGctcctcctcatcttcttcaCTGTCCAGCTCAACCCCTGGTTTGATGGATGAGGAAGGCGCTGTGGGCTACACCCATATCAAAGAAGAGGATGAAGATGTGGGCGGGTACATGCCAGGACAAAGCAAGATGTGTCAATCAAGCTTTTTGGAAGCCAGACAGTTCCATCACCTTCCTTGGCTCGAACACATCGGGCACGATCATACCTACAACCAACCGCAAAGCCAGAAGAAACCTCCGAAAGATCTTTCCGACGAGTCGCCGAAAAACAAGGTGCTGGATCATATTTCCAGCCGGGACGAGAAACATGCACGTTTGATGAATCTCCCGTTCTCCAATGAACACATCGTAAACTTACCCGTCGATGAGTTCAATCGGTTGCTAGCCAAATATCATCTCAATGAGGCTCAGCTCACGCTTATCAGAGACATTCGCCGCAGGGGTAAAAACAAAATGGCTGCTCAGAGCTGTCGTCGGAGGAAGCTAGATGTCCTGCTGGGACTGGAGTGCAGTGTGGATAGCCTGCGACGCCTCCGGGCCAAACTGCTCAGGGAAAACTCTGAGATCTTGCGCTCCATCAGGGAGATGAAGCAGCATCTTAATAGCTTGTATCAAGAGGTTTACGAGAGACTGAGGGAGGAACAGGGACTGCTGTACAATGACAACAACTTTACTTTGCAGCAAGACAGCACCGGCCATGTAACATCACAACGCAGATCAGATTCACACTCCAGACGCAAACTTAGCAAGAGACAAAAACACAAGAAGTGA
- the LOC127946295 gene encoding coatomer subunit zeta-1 isoform X1, with protein MDSAALEPSLYTVKAVFILDNDGNRLLSKYYDPELYPSMKEQKNFETNIFNKTHKADNEISFLEGMTIVYKSSIDLFFYVVGSAQENELMLMAVLNCLFESLSQMLRKNVEKRTLLDNMDGVFLVVDEIIDGGVILESDPQQVIEKVNYRADDNPLSEQSVAQHITEKLALTSNVLQSAKEQIKWSILK; from the exons ATGGACTCCGCGGCTCTG GAACCCTCGCTCTACACTGTGAAGGCTGTCTTCATCTTAGACAACGATGGAAACCGACTGCTTTCAAAG TACTATGATCCAGAACTTTACCCATCCATGAAAGAGCAGAAGAATTTTGAAACGAACATCTTCAACAAAACACATAAAGCTGACA ATGAAATCTCTTTCTTAGAGGGAATGACGATAGTCTACAAGAGCAGCATAGACTTGTTCTTCTATGTAGTTGGCAGCGCTCAGGAGAATGAG CTCATGCTGATGGCAGTGTTGAACTGCTTGTTTGAGTCTCTCAGTCAGATGTTGAG GAAGAATGTGGAGAAACGGACTCTGTTGGATAACATGGATGGAGTGTTCCTGGTGGTGGATGAAATCATCGATGGAGG GGTGATCCTAGAGAGTGACCCCCAGCAGGTCATTGAGAAGGTCAACTACAGG GCGGATGACAACCCATTATCAGAACAGAGTGTGGCACAG CACATCACTGAAAAACTGGCTCTCACCTCAAAT gtgtTACAGTCAGCAAAGGAGCAGATCAAGTGGTCAattctaaaataa
- the LOC127946295 gene encoding coatomer subunit zeta-1 isoform X3: protein MDSAALEPSLYTVKAVFILDNDGNRLLSKYYDPELYPSMKEQKNFETNIFNKTHKADNEISFLEGMTIVYKSSIDLFFYVVGSAQENELMLMAVLNCLFESLSQMLRKNVEKRTLLDNMDGVFLVVDEIIDGGVILESDPQQVIEKVNYRADDNPLSEQSVAQVLQSAKEQIKWSILK from the exons ATGGACTCCGCGGCTCTG GAACCCTCGCTCTACACTGTGAAGGCTGTCTTCATCTTAGACAACGATGGAAACCGACTGCTTTCAAAG TACTATGATCCAGAACTTTACCCATCCATGAAAGAGCAGAAGAATTTTGAAACGAACATCTTCAACAAAACACATAAAGCTGACA ATGAAATCTCTTTCTTAGAGGGAATGACGATAGTCTACAAGAGCAGCATAGACTTGTTCTTCTATGTAGTTGGCAGCGCTCAGGAGAATGAG CTCATGCTGATGGCAGTGTTGAACTGCTTGTTTGAGTCTCTCAGTCAGATGTTGAG GAAGAATGTGGAGAAACGGACTCTGTTGGATAACATGGATGGAGTGTTCCTGGTGGTGGATGAAATCATCGATGGAGG GGTGATCCTAGAGAGTGACCCCCAGCAGGTCATTGAGAAGGTCAACTACAGG GCGGATGACAACCCATTATCAGAACAGAGTGTGGCACAG gtgtTACAGTCAGCAAAGGAGCAGATCAAGTGGTCAattctaaaataa